Proteins from one Pseudomonas grandcourensis genomic window:
- a CDS encoding methyl-accepting chemotaxis protein, with protein MTRDGSLVAAVPAPVLLPKNRWLTPTLQSIALMLLLCGMTLGGWSLYLGLPLAVLIVWLPRLRSRAIPEAAAPANPDAIGELTRDLSCTTSHNALSAAGVAFSVRQLADKLQSQLTAAAQIVSNAEVMITTEQATSTLSRQALSAASEAHQSGVVGRTELIESIARMHQLSQRASNSRELIEALSLRSDDIQRVTLVIQSIASQTNLLALNAAIEAARAGEHGRGFAVVADEVRGLAARTATATGEVGEMVADIQHRTAQVVEQIRQLSSDLDSGVEQVERTGQHLENIARLAASVESQVGAIAQGADTNRVQLDSLFHAIEQMRSDLVVSDQQTQRLAQAAVQMEGQAETISERLAEVGLDDYHQRIYDLARDAAGQITARFEADIDAGRISLDDLFDRNYQAIPDTSPAKYQTRFDRYTDQVLPAIQEPLLPRHEGLVFAIACTQQGYVPTHNKVFSQPLTGDVQVDALQNRTKRKFADRTGIRCGSHQKAVLLQTYTRDTGELMHDLSVPIMLKGRHWGGLRLGYKPEKPR; from the coding sequence ATGACAAGAGACGGGTCTCTGGTTGCGGCAGTGCCCGCACCCGTGCTGTTGCCGAAAAACCGCTGGCTGACGCCAACGCTGCAAAGCATCGCCCTGATGCTGTTGTTATGTGGCATGACGTTGGGCGGATGGTCGCTCTACCTTGGCCTGCCCCTGGCCGTATTGATTGTCTGGCTGCCTCGCCTGCGTTCGCGCGCGATCCCTGAGGCTGCTGCCCCCGCCAACCCCGATGCCATCGGCGAGTTGACCCGCGATCTTTCCTGCACCACCAGCCATAACGCACTGTCGGCCGCCGGTGTGGCGTTTTCGGTTCGGCAACTGGCGGACAAATTGCAATCGCAGCTCACGGCGGCGGCACAGATCGTCAGCAATGCCGAGGTCATGATCACCACCGAACAGGCCACCTCGACCCTCAGTCGCCAGGCGCTCAGTGCTGCCAGCGAAGCTCATCAAAGCGGAGTGGTCGGGCGTACGGAATTGATCGAGTCCATCGCGCGCATGCATCAGCTCAGCCAGCGGGCCAGCAACAGTCGTGAACTGATCGAAGCCTTGAGCCTGCGCAGCGATGATATCCAGCGGGTGACCCTGGTGATTCAATCCATCGCCAGCCAGACCAATCTGTTGGCGTTGAACGCAGCGATAGAAGCGGCGCGGGCGGGGGAGCACGGTCGCGGGTTTGCCGTGGTGGCCGATGAAGTTCGCGGGCTCGCCGCACGCACGGCGACCGCCACGGGGGAGGTGGGGGAAATGGTGGCCGACATCCAGCATCGCACGGCACAGGTGGTGGAGCAGATCCGACAACTGTCCAGCGATCTTGACTCCGGTGTCGAGCAGGTCGAGCGTACGGGGCAGCACCTGGAGAACATTGCCCGACTGGCGGCCAGCGTCGAGTCCCAGGTCGGAGCAATCGCCCAAGGGGCAGACACTAACCGCGTACAACTCGACAGCCTGTTTCACGCCATCGAACAGATGCGCAGCGATCTGGTGGTCAGCGACCAGCAGACTCAGCGTCTGGCCCAGGCGGCGGTGCAAATGGAAGGGCAGGCCGAAACCATCAGTGAGCGTCTTGCCGAAGTGGGGCTGGATGACTATCACCAGCGGATCTATGACCTGGCCCGGGACGCCGCGGGCCAGATTACAGCGCGTTTCGAAGCGGATATCGATGCCGGTCGAATCAGTCTCGACGATCTGTTCGACCGCAATTACCAGGCCATCCCCGATACCAGCCCGGCCAAGTACCAGACGCGTTTCGACCGCTACACTGATCAGGTTTTGCCAGCGATTCAAGAACCGTTGTTACCGCGTCACGAAGGATTGGTGTTCGCCATCGCCTGCACCCAACAGGGTTATGTGCCGACCCATAACAAGGTGTTCAGCCAGCCGTTGACGGGAGATGTGCAGGTCGATGCCTTGCAGAACCGGACCAAACGCAAGTTCGCCGATCGCACCGGGATCCGCTGCGGCAGCCATCAGAAGGCCGTGCTGCTGCAAACCTATACCCGTGATACTGGCGAGTTGATGCACGATCTTTCGGTGCCGATCATGCTCAAGGGCCGGCATTGGGGTGGTTTGCGCCTGGGCTACAAGCCGGAAAAGCCGCGTTAG
- a CDS encoding DUF2789 domain-containing protein → MESPTHDLKGLFDQLGLDSSQKAIDGFIAGHSLPGDKKLIDAEFWSPQQAGFLKEQLREDADWARVVDDLNLRMHQTH, encoded by the coding sequence ATGGAATCACCGACCCACGACTTGAAAGGCCTGTTCGACCAACTCGGCCTGGACTCCAGCCAGAAGGCGATCGACGGCTTCATTGCCGGCCATTCCCTGCCTGGCGACAAGAAACTCATCGACGCCGAGTTCTGGTCACCGCAACAGGCCGGCTTCCTCAAGGAACAACTGCGCGAAGACGCTGACTGGGCGCGGGTGGTCGACGACCTGAACCTGCGCATGCACCAGACCCACTGA
- a CDS encoding glycine betaine ABC transporter substrate-binding protein has product MNGFRRLLAAVLATFGLLATPVPVSAAQKPIHFADLNWESGSLITDVLRIIVEKGYGLPTDTLPGTTITLETALANNDIQVIGEEWAGRSPVWVKAEAEGKVVSLGDTVKGATEGWWVPEYVIKGDPAKGIKALAPDLRSVSDLPKYKDVFKDPEAPTKGRFLNSPIGWTSEVVNKQKLKAYGLDDSYVNFRSGSGAALDAEISSSIHRGKPVLFYYWSPTPLLGRFKLIQLEEPPFDAEAWKTLTDADNPNPQPTRSLASKLSIGVSTPFQKQYPQIAEFFAKVEFPIDPLNKALAEMSEKHTPPRQAAEAFMKAHPDVWRAWLPKDVADKVSAGM; this is encoded by the coding sequence ATGAACGGATTTCGACGGTTGCTGGCTGCGGTCCTGGCCACTTTCGGTTTGCTGGCGACACCCGTCCCGGTGTCTGCCGCCCAGAAGCCGATCCACTTCGCCGACCTGAACTGGGAAAGCGGCAGCCTGATCACCGATGTCCTGCGCATCATTGTCGAGAAGGGCTACGGGCTGCCGACCGACACCTTGCCGGGCACCACCATCACCCTGGAAACCGCGCTGGCCAACAATGACATCCAGGTCATTGGCGAAGAGTGGGCCGGTCGCAGCCCGGTGTGGGTCAAGGCGGAAGCCGAAGGCAAGGTCGTCAGCCTCGGCGACACGGTCAAGGGCGCTACCGAAGGCTGGTGGGTGCCGGAGTATGTGATCAAGGGCGACCCGGCCAAGGGCATCAAGGCGCTGGCGCCGGACCTGCGCAGTGTCAGCGACCTGCCAAAATACAAAGACGTGTTCAAGGATCCGGAAGCCCCGACCAAGGGACGTTTCCTCAACAGCCCCATCGGCTGGACCTCGGAAGTGGTCAACAAGCAGAAGCTCAAGGCGTACGGGCTGGACGATAGCTACGTAAACTTCCGCAGCGGTTCGGGGGCGGCACTGGATGCCGAGATCAGTTCGTCAATTCATCGTGGCAAGCCGGTGCTGTTTTACTACTGGTCGCCCACGCCGTTGCTCGGCCGCTTCAAGCTGATCCAGCTCGAAGAGCCGCCGTTCGACGCCGAAGCCTGGAAGACCCTGACCGACGCCGACAACCCCAATCCACAGCCGACCCGTTCCCTGGCCTCCAAGCTGTCGATCGGTGTGTCCACCCCTTTTCAGAAGCAATATCCGCAGATTGCCGAGTTCTTTGCCAAGGTCGAGTTTCCGATCGACCCCCTGAACAAGGCGCTGGCCGAGATGAGCGAGAAACATACTCCACCGCGCCAGGCGGCAGAGGCGTTCATGAAGGCCCATCCCGACGTCTGGCGGGCCTGGCTGCCCAAGGACGTAGCGGATAAAGTCTCGGCCGGAATGTGA
- a CDS encoding DUF3995 domain-containing protein, protein MTLLLAQSLVTIFAVISLVHVYWALGGEWAAVAAVPQVPQEGSTQLRPAFKPRGWITLVVAGLLLLIAVLVCLRVGWCLPPLHHWSLQWLISAIAILLFARAIGDSELVGFFKEVKGSKFARLDTWVYSPLCVVLGAGLLAVAWV, encoded by the coding sequence ATGACCCTGTTGTTGGCTCAGTCGCTGGTGACGATCTTCGCCGTGATCAGTCTGGTGCATGTCTATTGGGCGTTGGGTGGCGAGTGGGCGGCGGTGGCGGCGGTGCCGCAAGTACCGCAGGAGGGCAGTACGCAACTGAGGCCGGCGTTCAAGCCACGAGGCTGGATCACCCTGGTGGTGGCCGGGCTGTTGCTGTTGATTGCCGTGCTGGTGTGCTTGCGGGTGGGGTGGTGCCTGCCACCCTTGCATCACTGGTCGTTGCAGTGGTTGATCAGCGCGATCGCGATTTTGCTGTTTGCCCGGGCCATTGGCGATTCGGAGCTGGTGGGTTTTTTCAAAGAGGTCAAAGGCTCGAAATTTGCCCGGCTCGACACCTGGGTTTACTCGCCGTTGTGTGTGGTGCTGGGGGCAGGGTTGTTGGCGGTGGCCTGGGTCTGA
- a CDS encoding Na+/H+ antiporter subunit G, translating to MNTPLSLWVEIPVAILLVLGSLFALIGATGLLRMKDYFQRMHPPALASTLGTWCVALASIIYFSALKSAPVLHAWLIPILLAITVPVTTLLLARAALFRKRMAGDDVPAEVSSRRTESGS from the coding sequence ATGAATACGCCATTGTCGTTGTGGGTGGAGATCCCGGTGGCGATCCTGCTGGTGCTCGGCAGTCTGTTCGCCTTGATCGGTGCCACGGGCCTGTTGCGCATGAAGGACTACTTCCAGCGCATGCACCCACCAGCCCTGGCCTCGACCCTTGGGACCTGGTGCGTGGCGCTGGCGTCGATCATCTATTTTTCGGCGCTCAAGTCCGCACCGGTATTGCACGCCTGGCTGATTCCGATCCTGCTGGCGATTACCGTGCCGGTGACGACCTTGCTGCTAGCCCGCGCGGCGCTGTTTCGCAAACGCATGGCCGGGGATGATGTGCCGGCCGAGGTGAGCAGCCGGCGGACCGAGAGCGGTAGTTAG
- a CDS encoding K+/H+ antiporter subunit F — protein sequence MSPLLSNAILLSLFFFSLAMILTLLRLFKGPSAQDRVLALDYLYIVAMLMMLALGIRYASDTYFEAALLIALFGFVGSFALAKFLLRGEVIE from the coding sequence ATGAGCCCCTTGCTGTCGAACGCGATCCTGCTGAGCCTGTTCTTCTTTTCCCTGGCGATGATCCTGACCCTGCTCCGCCTGTTCAAGGGGCCGTCGGCCCAGGATCGGGTCCTGGCGCTGGACTACCTGTACATCGTCGCAATGCTGATGATGCTGGCGTTGGGCATTCGCTATGCCAGTGACACCTACTTCGAGGCGGCGCTGCTGATCGCCCTGTTCGGTTTCGTCGGCTCGTTCGCCCTGGCGAAATTCCTGCTGCGTGGCGAGGTGATCGAATGA
- a CDS encoding Na+/H+ antiporter subunit E: MKRLFPAPLLSLALWLLWLLLNLSISPGNLLLGAALGFCAPLMMRRLRPLPVRIRRPWVILRLVLLVGRDVLVSNLAVAWNVLNAGRRPPRSQFIKVPLDLRDANGLAALSMITTVVPGTVWSELALDRSILLLHVFDLDDEALFIQHFKATYERPLMEIFE, from the coding sequence ATGAAGCGCCTGTTTCCGGCACCCTTGCTGTCGCTGGCCCTGTGGCTGCTTTGGTTGCTGCTGAACCTGTCGATCAGCCCCGGCAACCTGCTGCTGGGTGCCGCGCTGGGTTTCTGTGCGCCATTGATGATGCGCAGGCTGCGTCCGCTGCCGGTGCGCATCCGTCGCCCCTGGGTGATCCTGCGCCTGGTCCTGCTGGTCGGGCGCGATGTGCTGGTGTCCAACCTCGCCGTGGCCTGGAACGTGCTCAATGCCGGTCGCCGCCCGCCTCGCTCGCAATTCATCAAGGTGCCGCTGGACTTGCGTGACGCCAACGGCCTGGCCGCATTGTCGATGATCACCACGGTGGTGCCCGGTACGGTCTGGTCGGAGCTGGCGCTGGACCGCAGCATTCTGCTGTTGCACGTCTTCGACCTGGACGACGAGGCGCTGTTCATCCAGCACTTCAAGGCGACCTACGAACGTCCGTTGATGGAGATCTTCGAATGA
- a CDS encoding monovalent cation/H+ antiporter subunit D, whose product MMAMTHLIVAPILLPLLTAAIMLMLGEKHRPLKAKINLFSSLLGLGIAVALLQWTQTTGVPGSIGVYLPSNWQVPFGLVLVVDRLSALMLVLTGIIGVSALLFAMARWDSAGSSFHALFQIQLMGLYGAFLTADLFNLFVFFEVLLAASYGLMLHGSGRARVSSGLHYISINLLASSLFLIGAALIYGVTGTLNMADLAVKIPLVSEADRGLLHAGAGILAIAFLAKAGMWPLNFWLVPAYSSASAPVAAMFAIMTKVGVYTLLRLWTLLFSAQAGASAFFGGDWLIYGGMATIVCAAIATLAAQRLERMASLSILVSAGILLSTIGFAQPNLVGAALFYLFSSTLALSALFLLAELIERSRSANEIQLEDEAELLPRPLESLHPPKGTNLDDDQKAVVGQVIPWTMAFLGLSFIACALLIIGMPPLSGFIGKLGLIGALLNPLGLGNSGDTPVSNAAWGLLVLLIVSGLASLIAFSRLGIQRFWTPAERPSPLLRRLECVPIFALLGLSIALTFKADPLLRYTQAAADALYNPQQYVMAVLDTRVVPNPSAAAAPQEVQP is encoded by the coding sequence ATGATGGCGATGACTCACCTGATCGTCGCGCCTATTCTGCTGCCATTGCTGACCGCTGCGATCATGCTGATGCTCGGCGAGAAGCACCGCCCGCTCAAGGCGAAGATCAATCTGTTCTCCAGCCTGCTCGGGCTGGGCATTGCCGTGGCGTTGTTGCAATGGACACAGACCACCGGCGTGCCCGGTTCTATCGGTGTGTACCTGCCGAGCAACTGGCAAGTGCCGTTCGGCCTGGTGCTGGTGGTCGATCGCCTGTCGGCGCTGATGCTGGTGCTGACCGGTATCATCGGCGTCAGTGCCCTGCTGTTCGCCATGGCCCGCTGGGACAGCGCCGGTTCGAGTTTTCACGCGCTGTTCCAGATCCAGTTGATGGGCCTTTACGGCGCATTCCTCACCGCCGACCTGTTCAACCTGTTCGTGTTCTTCGAAGTGTTGCTGGCCGCGTCCTACGGGTTGATGCTCCACGGCTCAGGCCGGGCGCGGGTGTCGTCGGGGCTGCATTACATCTCGATCAATCTGTTGGCCTCGTCGCTGTTCCTGATTGGCGCGGCGCTGATCTATGGGGTCACCGGCACGCTGAACATGGCCGACCTGGCGGTAAAAATCCCGCTGGTGTCCGAAGCTGATCGCGGCTTGCTTCACGCCGGCGCAGGGATTCTGGCCATCGCGTTCCTGGCCAAGGCCGGCATGTGGCCGCTGAACTTCTGGCTGGTGCCGGCCTATTCGTCGGCCAGCGCGCCGGTGGCGGCAATGTTCGCGATCATGACCAAGGTCGGCGTGTACACCTTGCTGCGCCTGTGGACGCTGTTGTTCTCCGCCCAGGCCGGGGCATCGGCGTTCTTTGGCGGCGACTGGCTGATCTACGGCGGCATGGCGACCATCGTCTGCGCCGCCATTGCGACCCTCGCCGCGCAACGCCTGGAGCGCATGGCCAGCCTGAGCATCCTGGTGTCGGCGGGCATTCTGTTGTCGACCATCGGTTTCGCCCAACCGAACCTGGTTGGCGCGGCGCTGTTCTACCTGTTCAGTTCCACCCTGGCGTTGAGCGCACTGTTCCTGCTGGCCGAACTGATCGAGCGCTCACGCTCGGCCAACGAAATCCAGCTCGAAGATGAAGCCGAACTGCTGCCGCGGCCACTGGAATCCCTGCATCCGCCCAAAGGCACCAACCTCGATGACGACCAAAAAGCCGTGGTCGGCCAGGTGATTCCCTGGACCATGGCGTTTCTCGGCCTGAGCTTCATCGCCTGCGCCTTGCTGATCATCGGCATGCCGCCGCTCTCCGGCTTTATCGGCAAACTCGGGTTGATCGGCGCCCTGCTCAATCCGCTCGGCCTGGGCAACAGCGGCGACACACCGGTTTCCAACGCCGCGTGGGGCCTGTTGGTGTTGTTGATCGTGTCCGGGCTGGCGTCGCTGATCGCATTCTCGCGCCTGGGCATCCAGCGGTTCTGGACGCCAGCGGAACGACCATCGCCCCTGTTGCGACGCCTGGAATGCGTGCCGATCTTCGCCCTGCTGGGCTTGAGCATTGCGCTGACCTTCAAGGCCGATCCGCTGCTGCGCTACACCCAGGCCGCCGCCGATGCCTTGTACAACCCGCAGCAATACGTGATGGCGGTGCTCGACACGCGCGTCGTACCGAACCCGTCGGCCGCAGCGGCCCCGCAGGAGGTGCAGCCATGA
- a CDS encoding Na+/H+ antiporter subunit C, with the protein MEEVIAIAIGVLAASGVWLILRPRTFQVIMGLCLLSYGVNLFIFSMGSLFIGKEPIIKDGVPQDLLHYTDPLPQALVLTAIVISFAMTALFLVVLLASRGLTGTDHVDGREPKE; encoded by the coding sequence ATGGAAGAAGTCATCGCAATCGCCATCGGCGTACTGGCCGCGTCCGGCGTCTGGCTGATCCTGCGCCCACGGACGTTCCAGGTGATCATGGGCCTGTGCCTGCTGTCCTACGGCGTCAATCTGTTCATCTTCAGCATGGGCAGCCTGTTCATCGGCAAGGAACCGATCATCAAGGACGGCGTGCCGCAGGATCTGTTGCACTACACCGACCCGTTGCCGCAAGCCCTGGTGCTGACGGCGATCGTCATCAGCTTCGCCATGACCGCGTTGTTCCTGGTGGTGCTGCTGGCCTCCCGGGGCCTGACCGGCACCGACCATGTGGATGGCCGGGAGCCCAAGGAATGA